One Intestinimonas butyriciproducens genomic window, GATCATGCTTCATGCCCGCTTTCCATTCCTTGATTTTTATATTCTACACGTTTGGAGACGGATGCGCAACGTGGTTGCGCTGAATTTACAGAGTTTTGACAAGACGACGCATCGGACGAGGCGTCCTGACGGAGGGCCAGAAGCGCCAGGTTATCCGCCAGGGCGGTAAAAAAGGCGGCCAGCACCCCCAGGTCGTCGGCGCTCCTTCCCTGGGCGATTTGGATCGCAGCCGCAGCGCTGAGCAGTACCAGGGTCTCGCCGGATGGGCCGGACGGGGCCGGACAAGACATAGAACCACCCCCAACCTCTCTCCTCCAGGCTATGTAGACGGACGCGCCCTGGTGTGGTAAAATAAATCTGAAAATCCGCCGAGACAGAAAAGAATCCGAACGGAACTGGGGGAGATCAGATGGAATACAGAAAGATGGAAAAGCTGCATGTAAGGCCGTCCCTGCTGGGCTTCGGCTGTATGCGTTTCCCCACGCGCCCGGACGGGGGCATTGACGAGGCGCAGGCGCAGGCCATGCTGGACAGGGCCTACCGCGGCGGCGTCAACTATTTCGACACCGCTTATTTCTACCACAATGGCGCCAGCGAAAATTTTGTCGGACGCGCGCTTGCGGCCTATCCCCGGGAGAGCTATTTCCTCACCAGCAAGCTGCCCACGACCCTGATCCATTCTTTGGATAAGGCCAAGACCATCTTCGACGAGCAGATGGGGCGGCTCCAGAGAGACGACCTGGATTTTTATCTCCTCCACAACATCAACGGGGCCCGCTGGCGGGAGATGGTGGAGCTGGGTGTGGTGGACTGGTGCCTGGAACTCCAGAGACAAGGCGTGTTCCGCCACTTTGGCTTCTCCTTCCACGGCGCCTATGAGGAATTCCGGGAGATCCTGACGGCCCGGGACTGGGACTGCTGCCAGATCCAGTTCAACTATATGGACACGGAGGATCAGGCCGGGATCAGGGGATATCGCCTTGCGGAGGAGCTGGGGGTCCCGCTCATTGTGATGGAGCCCATCAAGGGCGGCTCCCTGGCCAACCCTCCGGAGTCCGTCATGCGGCTTTTCCGGGAGAAACATCCCGGGGCCTCTGCCTCTTCCTGGGCGCTCCGGTGGGTGGCAGGCATGCCCAATGTCATGACGGTCCTCTCGGGTATGTCCACAATGGAGCAGCTGGAAGACAATCTGCGCACCTTTACAGCCTTTCAGCCGCTGGACAGCGGGGAGCAGGCGGTCCTGGAGCGGGCGGCGGCGGAATTCAAGCGCTTGGTCAAGAACGGCTGCACGGGGTGCCGCTACTGTATGCCCTGCCCTGCGGGGGTGGATATCCCGCTGAATTTCAAGCTCTGGAACGACTGGGGCATGTTTCACAATCCGCCCCGCTTTCAGGCCCGGTGGGGCAATATGGAGGAAGCCAGCCGGGCGACGAGCTGTGTGGGGTGCGGGGCCTGTGAGGAGAAATGTCCTCAGGGACTGGACATACGGGGAGACCTGCTCCGCCTGCGGGAGGAGCTGGCGGCGCTGGAGCAGTAAAAGGGCGGGCGGGAGCACCCCGCCCGCCCGCTCATCAGGGCGCCAGGTCCTGCGGGGTCACGTCCCTGCCTAGGGCGCTGACAAAAGACCGCATCTCGGCCTTCGAGGTGATGCGGTGGGTCTGGTCGATCAGATCCCGCTGCTCATCAGGGGAAAGGCTTGCGAAGCGGTCCATGGCGGAGAGATCCTGGGCCAGAGCCATGCCGAAGCCCATGGGCAGGTCGGCGATCGGGTTGAGCGCGTCCATTTGTGACAACCTCCTTTTGTAGTTGGAATTCCGGAGATAGCTTTCCCGGAAAGGCGCGGAAATAAAGGAGAGAGGCGTGAAAAAATTGGGAGATGAAATCGGACTGACGCTCCCGGATGAGCAGTGGGAGAATGACGTGATGGATTACCGAAAAGAATTTATAGAAATGGGAGAGAGATTGCACGGTGCAGGGAACCTGCATGAGTCAGAGTCCTACGCCGAATGGCTTGCGGGAGTAAGGAACAACATGGACCCAGCAACGGTGCGGGGCGGGTTGGTGCCCGCCACCTCCTATCTGGGGGTACGGGCCTCCGACGGGACTCTGGTAGGCATGATTCAGATTCGGCATGCCCTCAATGATTACCTGCGTCGGTTCGGTGGCCATATCGGATACAGCGTCCGAAAAGGGGAGCGTCGGAAGGGATACGCGGGGGAGATGCTTCACCTCGCCCTGGAAAAGTGCAGAGAGATGGGGATTTCCCGCGTATTGGTGACCTGTGACCGGGAAAACACCGCTTCGGCCCGAACCATCCTGTCCAATGGCGGCATGCTGGAAGGAGAGGTACGGGAGGGCGCGGGTGTCACACAGCGGTACTGGATCGAGGTGTAAAAGATGGAGCTTTTGCAGATACTGGAGCGCTATGCCCCCTTCAACGAGCAGGAGGCGCGGGACCGGGCGGTTTTGATGGGATTACTGCGTACCGGCCAGAACCTGTGGACCCGGGAGAATGAGGCCGCCCATCTGACCGCTTCGGCCTGGGTGGTGAACGGGGACAGAGAGCGGGTGTTGATGGCCTATCACAATATTTACGATTCCTGGTCCTGGCTGGGCGGACATGCGGACGGAGAGCGGGATCTGCTGGCCGTGGCGATGCGGGAGGTACGGGAAGAGAGCGGACTGGCCCGGGTGGCGCCGGTGTCGGAGGCGCTCTTTTCCCTGGAGATCCTGACGGTGGACGGCCATGAGAAGCGCGGGAGGTATGTCCCCTCTCACCTTCATCTGAACCTCACCTATCTCTTGGAGGCCGACGAGCACGAACTTCTGGCGGTAAAACCCGACGAAAACAGCGCAGTGGCCTGGTTTGGCAGGGAGGAGGCCGTGGAGGCCTCCTCCGAACCCTGGTTCCGGGCCCGCGTCTATTCCAAGCTCAACGCCAAGCTGGCACGGCTGTAACAATAAAACGGCGGCCTCCCACGTCAACGTGGGAGGCCGCCGTTTTATCTATGACTTCTGCCGCAGCAGGGAGAGGAGCTGCTCGCCGGATCTGGACAGGGAGCAGCCTGCCCTTCCGCGGCCGAAGACCACGTAGCCGTTCTGACTCAAATAGTTCAAAAGCTCCCGCAGGCGGTATTCGGTCATGTAGAGCTCCTCTTCTGAAAGCGCCCGGAGGAGTCCGCGCCGACCGGCGGGCTTTCGCTTCAGCAGGATTAAAATATTCGTGATGGCCTCGCGGTCATACTGGGTCAGCTCGCCTACCCGCTTGTGGAGAAGGGCCTGGGAAGAGCGGGAGGACTCGTAAGTCTCCCGTATATAGTCCGGGAGGTGGTCCGCCGTGATGGGACCGTCGGAGAGATTGGCCATATACTCCACACAGTTCCTCAGCTCCCGAATGTTGCCCTTCCAGGGGTAATCCATCAAAAAAGCGCGCACCGCAGGCTCCATCTCCATTTTTTCCTTGCCCTCGTGGAGAAGAAATTCCTGGATGAGCAAGGGAATGTCGGAACGCCGGGAGCGTAGGGGCGGCACGTTGATGATAAGGGTGTTGAGCCGATAGTAGAGGTCCAGCCGGAAAGTGCCGCAGTCTACCAACGCGTTCAGATCACGGTTGGTGGCGGCGATGATGCGGACGTCCACACGGATAAGCTCTCCGCTGCCTACTTTCATGATCTCGCGTTCCTCCAGTACCCGCAGGAGCTTTGCCTGGGTGGGAAGGGAGAGCTCGCCGATCTCATCCAGAAAGAGGGTCCCCTTCTGCGCCATCTGGAAAAGGCCCTCTTTTCCGCCCTTGCGGGCACCGGTAAAGGCGCCCTCTTCATAACCAAAGAGCTCCGATTCCAGCAGGGTGGGGGGGATCGCCGCGCAGTTCATGGCCACAAAGGGGAAATGGGCCCGGGAGGAGGCGCTGTGGATGGACTGGGCGAAGAGCTCCTTGCCTGTGCCACTCTCGCCGACGATCAGCGTGGGCTTATCGATCTGCGCGATGCGCCGGGCCTTCTCCAGGCACTGGGACATGGCCGGACTGTTCCCCTTGATATCCGAGAAGGTGTAGCGGGCCACATGCCCCCGCTTTGCAATCTGATGCCGGAGGGATCGCTCCAGATTGGTCAGCTCCGTAATGTCCTTGAGCAACAGGATGTAGAGGTCCCACTGCCTGTCCCCTTTGTTGATCTTTTCTTTGGAGACAGTAAAGCTTTTTCCTCTGCCATGGAGTGTGCACAATCGGTTGCGGAATTCGCGGTCGGAAAAGATGAGGTCCTTCAGCTCGGCTTCCCAGGGGAAATCCCGGAGGACCCTTCCATAAAGATTGGGGCTTAGGCCAAAGAGCCGGATGAAGTTCTGGTTGAAGTTAATGATCCGCCAGTTCTGGTCGTAGATGACGATGCCGTAGTCGATGCACTCCATCACAGCTTTGAGCTGAAGCGTGGAGGCGCCGGAGGAGTCATAGAAGTAGGAGAGAAAGTTGTCCGGTACGGAAATCGTCCTGGAATAGCGGATGATCGCCTCCTCCAGGGCACTGTCGAGGATATTGGCCTTTACGGCAATCTCCAGCATGGTGGTCAGGGAAAGCTTGCGTGGGCCGAGATCAAAGACCCGTGTGACCCCGTCCGGCACCTGGTCGGTCTGGCCGGAGACAATGGCCAGGCCGATCCGCTTTTTATTCAAATTCCGATTGCCGGGATAGTTGACGTAGAGATTGAGATTCGTCACCCCCGCCTCATACAGGGCGTTGACCGCCTGATGGGCGGAGGAATAGTAATTAAAGCAGGCCAGGGCCTCCGTACCCACGGGGAAAAGCTTCAGCGCGTCCACCTTGTCTCTGGAAAAGGAGAAATTCAGATTGATGATTTGGGCATCCGGCCGCATCTGGCGCCTGGCCAAGGGGAAGGAGTAGGGGTTGGTGATCAGTACGATATCCGCCTGAGCAATGCCGCTGTCGGATGTGAAATCGGTCCCGTCGTCGGACTGGACGCAGGGGAGGATATTGAGCCGTTCGCCAAAGACCTTGACAAGCTCTTCGTAGTACATCTCCTGTACGGCTCTCCGCTTTGTGACCAAAAGCAGTGTCTTCATTGGTGCCACCCCAAAACGCCCCATAAACATCTCACAATCAGATTAATAATATTATTATAGAATAAATAAATTAGAAATGCAAGCAAAATATATACAATTTGAAAGATATTTAGTGATTTTATGGAGATAAACGCCTAATGCTAGAGAAACAAAAGAATTTTTGGGCGATAGAGCCCGCAAATAGCCCCATAACAGGCCGGTAAAGCACGAAAGCGATGAATTTCAGCAAACGTGATGGAATTGGGCCCTTGAAAATACAGTGGGTTGCGGCTTTTTTGGGGAAAAAGAAAAAGTTGGCACACGATTTGCTTCATACAAAATTGAAAGCGGCGGCATGAGGCCGGCGCAAGCGGAGAAAAAGAGGAGGAAGCTTCAATGAGTGAGCAAGTCAAGAAGAAAACGGTAAAACCCTGGCAAGCGATGCTGATGCTGATCTTGGGCATCGCCATCATCTTCATAGGGCTGAAGATGGGCATCAACAACCGCATCATCCTGCTGTTTGACGGTGTACTGATGTGCGTGCTCTCCTGCTGCTTTGGTATTCGGTATGACGATCTACAGGCGGATATGAAGGCGACCATCAGCTCGATGCTGGTGGCCATTCTGATTCTGATTGCGGTCGGCGTGCTGGTGGGCACTTGGATGATTTCCGGTACTGTGCCCGTCATGATCTATTATGGCATGAAAGTGCTGACGCCGGGGCTGTTCCTGCCCATCGTCTGCGTTGTCTGTACGCTGATGTCCACCATGGCCGGAACCTCCTGGGGCACTCTGGCCACCGTGGGCGTGGCCTTTATGGGCGTGGCCCAGGGTTTGGGCGTGCCGCTGCCGGTCACCGCCGGCGCAATCGTAGTAGGGGCTTTTTTCGGGGATAAGATTTCACCGCTGTCGGACTCCCCTGTGCTGGTCTCCAGTGTGACGGAGGTGCCCCTGATGGAGGGGATCAAGCACGCGCTTTTGTCCACCGGCCCGGCCTATCTCGTATCGCTGGTGTTCCTGAGTATATACGGGTTGCGCTTCGGCGGGGGCACCGTGGGCGGTGAGACCTATGAAGCCATTCTGAGCACGGTGACTAGCCAGTTCAACCTCTCGCCCCTGCTGCTCCTGCCTCCCATTGTGGTGGTGGTCCTGATCGTCCTGAAAAAGCCGACCCTGCCAACCTTCACCGCCGGTATCTTTGTGGCTGTGGTCCTGGCCATGGCGCTCCAGGGAGAGAATGTGCACTCGGTGGCCTCCGCCATGTACGGCGGCTTTGTCAGCGACACCGGCGTGGAGGTGGTGGACAGCATGCTGACCCGGGGCGGCTTTACCAGCATGCTCGGGACGATCGGTCTGCTCATCGCCGCCGGTGTGTTCGGCGCCCCCCTGCGTACCGCCGGCGTGGTGGATATCCTGTTGGACTATGTGCACAGGATAGCCGGAAACTCCAAAATCATGGCCACCGGCGTCCTGGTCATCCACGCGCTGTTCTTCACCATTACCGGAGCCTACTATGTCTCTTACCCTGTGGTGGGCTCCATGGTGAAGGATATGTTCCCGGAATACGGCCTGGACAAAAAGAACCTGATGCGCATCATGCTGGACACCGGCACGGGTCTCGCGCCCCTGGTGCCCTGGGCCACCACTGGAGCCTATGTAGTGAGCACCCTGGGCATTGACAATATGTCCTTTGCCCCCTTTGCCCCCATGCTGTGGCTGTCCATCATCATCTCCTTGGCGATGGGGCTTACCGGTATCGGGATGGCCAAGCTGAAGGCCCCAATAACCGCTCAGATGTGAGAGAGGAGAAGATCGGAATGGA contains:
- a CDS encoding Na+/H+ antiporter NhaC family protein; this translates as MSEQVKKKTVKPWQAMLMLILGIAIIFIGLKMGINNRIILLFDGVLMCVLSCCFGIRYDDLQADMKATISSMLVAILILIAVGVLVGTWMISGTVPVMIYYGMKVLTPGLFLPIVCVVCTLMSTMAGTSWGTLATVGVAFMGVAQGLGVPLPVTAGAIVVGAFFGDKISPLSDSPVLVSSVTEVPLMEGIKHALLSTGPAYLVSLVFLSIYGLRFGGGTVGGETYEAILSTVTSQFNLSPLLLLPPIVVVVLIVLKKPTLPTFTAGIFVAVVLAMALQGENVHSVASAMYGGFVSDTGVEVVDSMLTRGGFTSMLGTIGLLIAAGVFGAPLRTAGVVDILLDYVHRIAGNSKIMATGVLVIHALFFTITGAYYVSYPVVGSMVKDMFPEYGLDKKNLMRIMLDTGTGLAPLVPWATTGAYVVSTLGIDNMSFAPFAPMLWLSIIISLAMGLTGIGMAKLKAPITAQM
- a CDS encoding aldo/keto reductase: MEYRKMEKLHVRPSLLGFGCMRFPTRPDGGIDEAQAQAMLDRAYRGGVNYFDTAYFYHNGASENFVGRALAAYPRESYFLTSKLPTTLIHSLDKAKTIFDEQMGRLQRDDLDFYLLHNINGARWREMVELGVVDWCLELQRQGVFRHFGFSFHGAYEEFREILTARDWDCCQIQFNYMDTEDQAGIRGYRLAEELGVPLIVMEPIKGGSLANPPESVMRLFREKHPGASASSWALRWVAGMPNVMTVLSGMSTMEQLEDNLRTFTAFQPLDSGEQAVLERAAAEFKRLVKNGCTGCRYCMPCPAGVDIPLNFKLWNDWGMFHNPPRFQARWGNMEEASRATSCVGCGACEEKCPQGLDIRGDLLRLREELAALEQ
- a CDS encoding NUDIX hydrolase translates to MELLQILERYAPFNEQEARDRAVLMGLLRTGQNLWTRENEAAHLTASAWVVNGDRERVLMAYHNIYDSWSWLGGHADGERDLLAVAMREVREESGLARVAPVSEALFSLEILTVDGHEKRGRYVPSHLHLNLTYLLEADEHELLAVKPDENSAVAWFGREEAVEASSEPWFRARVYSKLNAKLARL
- a CDS encoding GNAT family N-acetyltransferase, whose protein sequence is MKKLGDEIGLTLPDEQWENDVMDYRKEFIEMGERLHGAGNLHESESYAEWLAGVRNNMDPATVRGGLVPATSYLGVRASDGTLVGMIQIRHALNDYLRRFGGHIGYSVRKGERRKGYAGEMLHLALEKCREMGISRVLVTCDRENTASARTILSNGGMLEGEVREGAGVTQRYWIEV
- a CDS encoding sigma-54 interaction domain-containing protein — its product is MKTLLLVTKRRAVQEMYYEELVKVFGERLNILPCVQSDDGTDFTSDSGIAQADIVLITNPYSFPLARRQMRPDAQIINLNFSFSRDKVDALKLFPVGTEALACFNYYSSAHQAVNALYEAGVTNLNLYVNYPGNRNLNKKRIGLAIVSGQTDQVPDGVTRVFDLGPRKLSLTTMLEIAVKANILDSALEEAIIRYSRTISVPDNFLSYFYDSSGASTLQLKAVMECIDYGIVIYDQNWRIINFNQNFIRLFGLSPNLYGRVLRDFPWEAELKDLIFSDREFRNRLCTLHGRGKSFTVSKEKINKGDRQWDLYILLLKDITELTNLERSLRHQIAKRGHVARYTFSDIKGNSPAMSQCLEKARRIAQIDKPTLIVGESGTGKELFAQSIHSASSRAHFPFVAMNCAAIPPTLLESELFGYEEGAFTGARKGGKEGLFQMAQKGTLFLDEIGELSLPTQAKLLRVLEEREIMKVGSGELIRVDVRIIAATNRDLNALVDCGTFRLDLYYRLNTLIINVPPLRSRRSDIPLLIQEFLLHEGKEKMEMEPAVRAFLMDYPWKGNIRELRNCVEYMANLSDGPITADHLPDYIRETYESSRSSQALLHKRVGELTQYDREAITNILILLKRKPAGRRGLLRALSEEELYMTEYRLRELLNYLSQNGYVVFGRGRAGCSLSRSGEQLLSLLRQKS